From Daucus carota subsp. sativus chromosome 6, DH1 v3.0, whole genome shotgun sequence, the proteins below share one genomic window:
- the LOC108227667 gene encoding protein translocase subunit SECA2, chloroplastic isoform X1, translating to MSSLTSLYSATSVSAYIQSHNHTKFTYNNAKITFRARPIFSISTRTLRCSISVASKKGDSRGDAKGLTHIASSNYWVVKDYNRLVNSVNSLEQAIQQLSDDQLAAKTVEFRNRLAQGELLADIQPEAFAVVREAARRKVGMRHFDVQIIGGAVLHDGSIAEMKTGEGKTLVSTLAAYLNALTGQGVHVVTVNDYLAQRDAEWMGRIHRSLGLSVGLIQKGMTSQERKRSYGCDITYTNNSELGFDYLRDNLAGSNGQLVMRWPKPFHFAIVDEVDSVLIDEGRNPLLISGEASMDAARYPVAAKVAELLTLGLHYNVELKDNSVELTEEGIALSEMALETNDLWDENDPWARFVMNALKAKEFYRRDVQYMVKDGKALIINELTGRVEEKRRWSEGIHQAVEAKEGLRVQADSVVVAQITYQSLFKLYPKLSGMTGTAKTEEKEFLKMFQVPVIEVPTNLPNIRNDLPIQAFANARGKWAYVCEEIVSMFRLGRPVLVGTTSVANSEYLSALLMERKIPHNVLNARPKYAAREAEFVAQAGRKYAITISTNMAGRGTDIILGGNPKMLARGVIEDRLHPFVTQTDLDAENDGQAMSSKVLSKIVLGPSSLALLERTTLMATYVRKSEGRWTYQEVNSMISDAVEMSQSMDVKEIKKLANGPLEMYCLGPSIALTYLSVLKDCEVHSFKEGLEVKNLGGLHVIGTSLHESRRIDNQLRGRAGRQGDPGSTRFMVSLQDEMFQKFNFDTAWAVNLISRITNDEDLPIEGDSIVKQLLMLQINAEKYFFNIRKSLVEFDEVLEVQRKHVYDLRQLILMGDSECSSQQMFQYMQAVVDEIIFGNVNSSKHPRNWNLSKLLMDYTDIAGKLLDDFSAGITQEALLISLEQVSKLRSISINDSNLPNLPSPPNSFRGIRMKNSSLKRWLSICSDDSTKDQKYRVTANLLRKYLGDYLIASYLNIVQESGYDDAYVKEIERTILVKTLDSYWRDHLVNMNRLSSAVNVRSFGHRNPLEEYKIDGCRFFISMLSATRRLTVEALLRYWSSSMESGELYDDLGR from the exons ATGTCAAGTCTCACCTCTCTATACTCTGCAACTTCAGTATCAGCATACATTCAATCTCACAACCACACCAAATTTACGTACAATAATGCAAAAATCACCTTCAGGGCACGACCCATCTTCTCTATTTCTACCAGAACCCTCCGTTGCAGCATTTCTGTTGCCTCTAAAAAG ggTGATTCTCGTGGTGATGCCAAGGGTTTAACTCATATTGCTAGCTCCAATTATTGGGTTGTTAAGGATTATAACCGCCTTGTGAATTCTGTTAATTCGCTTGAACAGGCAATCCAACAGCTTTCTGATGACCAG CTGGCTGCAAAAACCGTGGAGTTTCGCAATAGACTGGCTCAAGGGGAGTTACTTGCAGATATTCAACCTG AAGCATTTGCTGTTGTTAGAGAAGCTGCTAGAAGGAAGGTTGGAATGCGTCATTTTGATGTGCAG ATTATTGGGGGTGCAGTGCTTCACGATGGGTCTATCGCTGAGATGAAAACTGGGGAAGGAAAAACCTTGGTCTCCACATTGGCTGCATATCTTAATGCCTTGACTGGACAAGGTGTTCATG TCGTTACTGTCAATGACTACCTAGCTCAAAGAGATGCTGAGTGGATGGGCCGTATTCATCGTTCCCTTGGTCTTTCTGTCGGCCTTATACAA AAAGGGATGACGTCTCAGGAAAGGAAGCGCAGCTATGGATGCGACATAACATACACAAATAACTCA GAACTTGGTTTTGATTATCTACGAGATAATCTTGCTGGAAGCAATGGTCAACTTGTGATGAGATG GCCAAAACCTTTCCACTTCGCAATAGTTGATGAAGTTGATTCTGTTCTAATAGATGAAGGAAGAAACCCTTTGTTAATAAGTGGCGAA GCAAGTATGGATGCTGCAAGATATCCAGTTGCTGCAAAAGTAGCTGAGCTGCTCACACTAGGACTT CACTACAATGTGGAGTTGAAGGACAACTCAGTTGAACTTACTGAGGAAGGAATTGCGCTTTCAGAGATGGCATTAGAGACAAATGACCTTTGGGATGAGAATGATCCTTGGGCTAG ATTTGTTATGAATGCTTTAAAGGCCAAGGAGTTCTATCGGCGGGATGTCCAATACATGGTCAAAGATGGGAAGGCTCTCATCATAAATGAG TTGACTGGCAGAGTTGAAGAGAAAAGAAGATGGTCTGAGGGGATTCACCAAGCTGTGGAGGCTAAAGAAGGTTTACGGGTTCAG GCTGATTCAGTTGTTGTGGCACAAATCACATACCAATCACTATTTAAGTTATATCCAAAGCTTTCAGGGATGACAGGGACTGCGAAGACGGAA GAgaaagaatttttaaaaatgttccAGGTGCCCGTTATCGAAGTGCCTACAAATCTGCCAAATATACGTAATGACTTGCCTATACAAGCTTTTGCA AATGCAAGAGGAAAGTGGGCATATGTTTGTGAAGAAATTGTGTCAATGTTTAGGCTTGGTCGACCCGTTCTTGTTGGCACCACTAG TGTTGCAAATTCGGAGTACTTGTCTGCTCTGCTGATGGAGCGAAAAATCCCCCACAATGTCCTCAATGCAAGACCCAAG TATGCTGCTAGGGAGGCTGAGTTTGTTGCTCAAGCAGGGAGAAAATATGCAATCACCATATCAACAAATATGGCAGGAAGGGGCACTGACATAATTCTAGGTGGAAATCCTAAG ATGCTTGCCAGAGGAGTTATCGAGGATAGATTGCATCCTTTTGTCACTCAAACTGATCTTGATGCTGAGAATGATGGGCAGGCTATGTCATCGAAG GTTTTGTCCAAGATTGTGTTGGGACCATCTTCTCTAGCTTTATTAGAAAGGACAACTCTAATGG CTACTTATGTACGCAAAAGCGAGGGAAGATGGACATATCAGGAGGTAAATTCTATGATTTCAGATGCAGTGGAGATGAGTCAGTCAATGGATGTGAAAGAGATAAAGAAACTTGCTAATGGACCATTGGAAATGTATTGTCTTGGCCCTTCCATTGCACTCACTTATCTCTCAGTTCTAAAAGATTGTGAAGTTCACAGTTTCAAGGAAGGATTGGAAGTGAAAAATCTAGGGGGGCTTCATGTGATTGGAACTTCACTTCACGAGTCCCGTAGAATTGATAATCAG cTTCGTGGCAGAGCTGGCAGGCAAGGGGATCCTGGATCGACACGGTTTATGGTGAG CTTGCAGGATGAGATGTTTCAGAAGTTTAATTTTGACACTGCATGGGCGGTAAATCTTATATCAAGAATCACAAACGATGAGGATTTGCCAATTGAAGGTGATTCAATCGTTAAGCAG CTTCTTATGCTACAAATTAATGCGGAGAAATACTTTTTCAATATAAGAAAGAGCCTTGTAGAATTTGATGAAGTTCTAGAG GTGCAAAGGAAACATGTTTATGATCTTCgtcaattaattttaatgggGGATTCTGAATGTTCCTCTCAGCAAATGTTTCA GTACATGCAGGCTGTAGTAGATGAAATCATTTTTGGAAATGTCAATTCATCAAAG CATCCAAGAAACTGGAATCTGAGCAAGCTATTGATGGATTACACGGATATTGCTGGGAAGTTACTGGATG ACTTCTCAGCAGGTATTACTCAAGAAGCTTTGCTCATATCACTGGAACAAGTTTCAAAATTGAGGTCTATTAGTATTAATGACAGTAATCTTCCTAATTTGCCTTCACCTCCAAATTCCTTTCGAGGTATCCGCATGAAAAACTCTTCACTTAAGCGCTGGCTTTCCATTTGCTCTGATGACTCAACAAA AGATCAAAAATACCGAGTAACTGCTAATCTACTTCGCAAATACCTTGGAGATTACCTGATTGCGTCATATTTAAACATCGTACAAGAATCTGGATATGATGATGCCTATGTAAAGGAAATAGAG AGAACAATTCTTGTGAAGACTCTGGATTCTTACTGGAGGGATCATCTTGTAAATATGAACAGACTCAGTTCCGCG GTGAATGTGAGGAGCTTTGGGCACAGGAATCCTCTTGAAGAATACAAGATAGATGGTTGTCGATTTTTTATATCAATGCTCAGTGCCACACGGAGATTAACTGTTGAAGCCCTGTTGCGGTATTGGTCATCTTCGATGGAGTCGGGAGAATTATAT GATGACCTTGGAAGATAA